TAGTTCGCCGTTGGCCTTCTTGTTGGCATAGTTGTATTCGGCCAGCGATTGCCAGGTAGCGAAGGCTTTCTCGTATTTCTGTTCGTCCGATTCGGCGACCGATCGCATAAGCTTCGACGGGTTTCGCTTTTCGACCGCTTCGGAGGCCGCTTTGACGCCACCCAAGTTGTCGGAAATGACCCAGAAGGTGATGATCCCCAGGATCATGAACACGATCGTCTGAAAGGCATTCGCCCAGGCTGTACCACGCATGCCACCGAAGAAAACGTAGATCAACACGACGATCGAAATGACCAGGCTACCCAACCAGTTGGGAACGCCGTAGTCGTACTCGGCAAACATATTCGAGAACGCGCCTTCGCTCACCGCGCTAACCACCGTGCCGGAAGCCATCACGCCGATCAGCAGATAGGGAATCACCAGGCCCACGAGAATCGGGAACAGCAGGATACCAATCTTGTCGCTTTGCAGGCGATCACGAAAGAACTGAATCTGTGTCGTGTAGCCGTACTTCTTGCCGAGGGACCAGAGCTTGATACCCAACACAAAGAAGCAAAGCGAGTGAATGATACCGCTGGAGGAAGCCAGCAAACCGTAAACGCCCACACCTTCGGCATAGGCTTCGCCGGTCGAACCGACCAGTGCGAATGCGGTCATGGTGGTGCCGAACAGGCTCATCAAAAGCAGAAAGGGGCCAATCGAGTGACTGGCCAGCATGTAGTCCTGGCTCGAGCCGCGGAACAATGTGCTGGCGAAGATACCCAAAGCCAGCAGCAATACGAGATAAACGCAGATAACTATCAACGGTACCATTATTCGCCCCCCTCAGCTTCCTGTTGAGCTTCTTCAATCAGATCCGACGGCCAGGCAAAGATGGTGGCTAGAAACCATACAAAGCCTGCACCGAGCGAAATGCCGGCTTGCCACAGGAGCGTGATCGGCATGAAGCCACCAACCAAGGTGCGATCGTCCCAGTACCAAAGATCTTGATGGAGGATGATGAGGGCTACTACTAGTAGCCATACCACGTATCTCATGGGTATGCGGCCTTCAGGGTGGAGTGGGGCAGGCAAAACACGTTGAGAAGACAGTTGGTTAAACAACTATCGGCACATTCTAAACGCCTCGGTAGCGCGATACCAGACCGAGTTGATTACTTTTCCTCGGAGTTTAGGCGGTTGGGGAAGTTGGTTTTGCGTTGGAGTCTCTCTGATCAGGCTGGTAGACTAAACCTCGTCACCCAGCCAATTACCTCCCTGGAATGACCCTGCCTGCCACCTATTCATGTGAGATTTTTGCATGTCGAATTCCCTTTCCCGCCGTCAACTTCTGGCCGCTTCGGTCTCTGGTGCCCTCCTTCCGGCTGCTTTGCAGGGGGCCGACTCCACCAGTAATTCCCCCCACCAACTTACCGAGCCCCAACGAACCATTCCCGTGGCCGGCACGACCGACGTGCTGGTTTGCGGCGGTGGCCCTGCCGGCATCGCCACGGCCATCAGTGCCGCGCGTACCGGGGCAACCGTTCGCGTACTGGAAGCACACGGCTGTTTAGGGGGCGTGTGGACCAGCGGGATGCTCTCGTACGTGATGGATGCCGAGAAGCCGGGTCTCAATGCCGAGCTTCCCCGTCGGCTCGAGCAAATGGACGCGGTTCGACACAGCGGTCCGAAGAACTATGTTTACGATGTCGAAAGCATGAAGGTCCTGCTGGAAGAGCTGTTCGACGAAA
Above is a window of Blastopirellula marina DNA encoding:
- a CDS encoding DUF3311 domain-containing protein, translated to MRYVVWLLVVALIILHQDLWYWDDRTLVGGFMPITLLWQAGISLGAGFVWFLATIFAWPSDLIEEAQQEAEGGE